Proteins encoded together in one Dermacentor variabilis isolate Ectoservices chromosome 2, ASM5094787v1, whole genome shotgun sequence window:
- the LOC142570551 gene encoding uncharacterized protein LOC142570551: MSSKEQQPLPLKKRQSRVSAALEAKAAARELSPMELYWDPRYKSYFYAGTLPAAPGAAAAAARPETATTERQTGSASEVHASTTDLQAGRRKRSILVRSRGSRRRSRARRRRRISFSVDVAGNRSWASDPSRSRRVARVCLATAVCATFLLLWVLVVLWVSGYLEDHEYPLTETERDPATVRSTTTADRDETSTEKEEAERPDDEKKHKDDRRAGTFTTTEILTVGSPSKTPQRHHDGTNLASHVCLYTHRDDTLYNYEQAGNSQTPADRRRSRHCDVLIRCCYVLENDMTLRPETSWTGASKPRPQRLKKRRGGDRYNRPWTALAAVLERDSAFSKLLAPGDSRARRKFARNALRLARSEGYAGVRLWLHEADALRVVTPSFARKVRHVATALRKANCTVGFFLPYPATHPRPARYAAGLRALANALNSPQSTLLYPTASVLRNHSRWPSPTKMAVIEKNSAPTGRAEISPRRSVCYLLLSAMAVSVAISNATATCDVDKVQRVSVSQEREFLTRTEFYELCRSWNSSWKLSSHLYHSYSCGFGEHGREGVVFQTSQQAGRFYKKLLDLSRSSCFGFVDGESGLEGFCDHVPVSLT; this comes from the exons ATGTCCTCAAAGGAGCAGCAGCCCCTGCCACTCAAGAAGCGGCAGTCCCGGGTTTCTGCGGCGTTGGAAGCGAAGGCCGCGGCGCGCGAACTGTCGCCGATGGAACTGTACTGGGATCCCCGCTACAAGAGCTACTTCTACGCCGGCACACTTCCGGCCGCGCCGggcgcggcggcggccgccgcccgTCCGGAGACTGCCACCACTGAGCGTCAGACGGGTTCCGCCAGCGAGGTCCACGCCTCGACTACTGATCTACAAGCCGGTCGGAGGAAGCGCTCCATACTCGTACGCAG CCGGGGCAGCCGCCGTCGAAGCCGTGCGCGCAGGCGCCGCCGCATCTCCTTCAGCGTGGACGTCGCGGGCAATCGCAGCTGGGCTTCCGACCCGTCCAGGTCCCGGCGCGTTGCGCGCGTGTGCCTAGCTACAGCCGTGTGCGCCACGTTCCTGCTGCTGTGGGTGCTGGTCGTGTTGTGGGTGTCTGGCTACCTGGAAGACCACGAGTATCCGCTCACGGAAACCGAGCGCGATCCAGCCACAGTCCGGTCCACCACCACCGCGGACCGAGACGAGACGTCGACCGAAAAGGAGGAGGCCGAGAGACCCGACGACGAGAAGAAACACAAAG ACGACAGACGCGCCGGCACCTTCACCACGACCGAGATTCTCACTGTTGGCAGCCCCTCGAAGACTCCGCAGCGGCACCACGACGGCACCAACCTGGCAAGCCACGTCTGCCTCTATACGCATCGCGACGACACCTTGTACAACTACGAACAGGCAGGTAATAGCCAGACCCCTGCGGATCGTCGAAGAAGTCGTCATTGTGACGTGCTCATCCGATGCTGCTACGTCCTCGAAAACGACATGACTCTTCGACCGGAAACATCTTGGACAGGCGCATCGAAACCGCGGCCGCAGCGCCTCAAAAAACGACGGGGCGGTGACAGGTACAACCGACCCTGGACGGCGCTAGCGGCTGTTCTCGAGCGAGATTCGGCCTTTTCGAAGCTCCTGGCGCCTGGCGACAGCCGGGCTCGAAGGAAATTCGCCCGCAACGCTTTGCGCTTGGCGCGATCCGAGGGCTACGCGGGCGTTCGCCTGTGGCTGCACGAGGCGGACGCCTTGAGAGTCGTCACGCcgagtttcgcccgaaaggtccGGCACGTCGCGACCGCGCTGCGGAAGGCAAACTGCACTGTGGGATTCTTCCTCCCGTACCCAGCGACCCACCCGCGTCCCGCGCGGTACGCTGCCGGGCTGCGAGCTCTCGCGAACGCCCTGAACTCCCCGCAGTCAACGCTGCTGTACCCAACCGCTTCGGTGCTCCGCAACCACAGCAGATGGCCGTCGCCCACCAAGATGGCGGTGATTGAGAAGAACAGCGCGCCCACCGGTCGTGCCGAGATCTCGCCTCGTCGTTCGGTGTGCTACCTGCTCCTTTCGGCGATGGCCGTGTCCGTCGCGATCTCGAACGCCACCGCGACGTGCGACGTGGACAAGGTGCAGCGGGTGTCGGTTTCGCAAGAGCGGGAGTTCTTGACCAGGACGGAATTCTACGAGCTCTGTCGGTCCTGGAACTCGTCGTGGAAGCTGTCCTCGCATCTCTACCACAGCTATTCTTGCGGCTTCGGCGAACACGGAAGAGAAGGCGTCGTCTTCCAAACCTCGCAGCAGGCAGGGCGGTTCTACAAGAAACTTCTTGACCTCTCCCGGTCCTCGTGCTTCGGATTCGTCGACGGCGAGAGCGGATTAGAAGGCTTCTGCGACCATGTTCCTGTGTCGCTTACTTGA